The window CTAAAGATTTGCATTTTGTATTTATTCTTGATAGTTTCTGTTGTGCTTTTTTTCTGTTGCAGGGTGGATTTGATATGATATGTAGTGGTAGAGACAAGATTGAAACTCCAGAACAGGTGAATAGgcttttttttctcaatgttGTGGCTTTCATTGATCGAATAGACTAAGTTAGCATCAGAGTTTGGTACATATTGCAGTTTCAGCAAGCTGAAGAGACTGTAACAAAGATGGACTTAGATGGCCTTGTGGTTATTGGTGGAGATGACTCCAATACTAATGCTTGTCTCCTTGCTGAACACTTCCGGTACTTTTGAATTTGTTAAAGATGAATGAGATTcatttttctcttgttttgcATGGTGATTGATATTCGTATTTGGTTTGCAGAggtaaaaacatgaaaactcgGGTTATTGGGTGCCCCAAGACAATCGATGGTGATTTGAAAAGTAAAGAAGTCCCTACTAGTTTCGGGTTTGATACTGCTTGCAAGGTAAGTAACTTCAAAATTGCACCACTTACTTATGTCTTCTACTAGAAGACCTTATCAatggttttgttggtttgtATATTCATGCAGATATACTCAGAAATGATTGGAAATGTTATGATCGATGCACGTTCCACAGGAAAATACTATCACTGTAAGTTTATACTTTCTCTGAGCAATAATGAATTATCTtgatacaaatttacaatatcaTTTTTCATCTGTATAGTTGTACGTCTTATGGGTCGTGCTGCGTCTCATATTACACTTGAATGCGCTTTGCAAACCCATCCAAACATTACCATTATCGGAGAAGAGGTACGTTTTCGTGTTACTCAAGCTTCATTCGTAGCCTTCGGTTTGAGAACCGGAAATATCCAAACATTTATGCAGGTTTTCGAGAAGAAGCTAACGTTGAAGAATGTTACGGATAACATTGTTGATGTAATCTGTAAACGAGCAGAAAATGGTTACAATTACGGTGTCGTTCTTGTTCCCGAAGGTCTCATTGATTTTATCCCTGAGGTAAATAATGGTCAATCCAGTTCTTTTCCCTATGTTTGTGTAGTGAGCTTTCTCACTCCATCTATGCTCCATTATTTGCAGGTCCAAGAGCTTATTTCCGAACTAAACGAAGTCTTAGCAGAAGGAAACGTTGATGAAGAAGGCCAATGGAAAAAGAATCTTAAAGAAGagactttaaagatttttgagtttcttcCTCAAACTATTCAAGAACAACTAATGCTTGAAAGAGATCCACATGGAAATGTCCAGGTCTGTTTTCTTATTACCATCACCCGGTTTAACCAATAACTGATTCAAACCAATAACTGAAAACCGGTTTATCTTTGCATCTCTTAAGGTGGCTAAAATAGAGACAGAGAAAATGCTGATACAAATGGTTGAAACCGAGctagacaaaaagaagaaggcgGGTACATACAAACGCGAGTTCATGGGGAAATCGCACTTCTTTGggtaacaaatatatatctattagtTACTAATCAGCTAGTCTCAACATAATCTTATTtctgattgtgtttttttaggtATGAAGGAAGATGTGGGTTGCCTACGAATTTTGATGCAACTTACTGTTACGCATTAGGTTACGGTGCTGGATCACTTCTCCAGAGCGGAAAGACCGGACTAATCTCATCGGTTTagaatttttcttcctttttcttgaaaatatatCACAAACTGTTTCGTTATTTCAAGATTTATTTATATTccattttgtgatttttttttggcaggttGGAAATTTGGCTGCACCTGTTGAAGAATGGACAGTTGGTGGTACTGCACTAACTTCGTTGATGGATGTTGAGAGAAGACACGGTAATATAATTAAAACCGTGAAGAGTAGACGATGTTACGATACTATTGTGAAATCTTTGATAAGTTCCAACATTATCTTTTTATGTTGCAGGCAAATTCAAGCCTGTTATCAAGAAAGCTATGGTTGAACTTGAAGGTAAAAGTCTTTAGCTCTaaacttatcttttttttttctctacagcCGCTTGTTCTCTCTATTACTCATTGCTTCTTATAAATTTCAGGCGCACCGTTTAAGAAATTTGCGTCGCAGCGGGAAGAATGGGCTTTGAAGAATCGATACATTAGTCCTGGTTTGTTCACATACACACATGTCTCTACATATAGTAGTAAttaatttcaactttttatttggGTCCTCCAGGTTAACTAACTATCATTCTTTGTCTTGTTGTCAGGTCCGATTCAGTTTAAGGGACCGGGATCTGATGCGAGAAATCATACCTTAATGCTGGAACTTGGGGCTCAAGCCTAAAGAATTTTTGTACTGTGAGATTCACTCACTGGCTCACttactttgttgttgtttgcctTTGCTGTAAAATCTTTTTGTAGTAAAGAAAGTTACTGTGAGTCAAGTAAACCAACAAGTAGTCAACGTGTAAGTCGTGAATtgtgatgactgatgatgacacttgaataataaaatttcctTGGTCTATTGCCATTATTACTTtttactacatgcattaaaTCGGTTTGAGATTGAGatggtaatttttttaaccacATTAAACCAGGTAAGGTTGGTAATATACAACGGCAAGATAAAGATCTAAGATATTAGAAGAGATTGTAAGGGTaagttacttttatttttgagtaCAATGCTTTTATTCTTTGATGTTACTAGGTTTTCAACCCACCCTAtacgtgggtttatttgatatattttgataaaaattatatatgattgattgcggtaataaaatattatctcataaaaaaaattaaaattagtactaaggaaaaaaaattaaatttcagatacacaattttttaaaatataaaaatcagttgtgttataaaatcaattctgataaaaaaaaatcataaatttaacttgatgtccaggcgaggcaaatcaaactgatgacctcacatatcctaaaccattttctttgaccaacagaaaaacgaaacaattttataattatgaatttaactcgtattcatatttaattgatcgctaccacctatgttttcgtgttttttattcaatgttttcttattcttcatattttttcttgtcattttcattgtcaaattttattttaattgtcatcgtaacttttaccgtttggttcttcgttatactctttttcttcttcttcctcgtcaacttcttcacattcttctcatAACTTGTTAACCAATCAAACTctaagaacaaaataatttcttttctcataaaatttgtgaaattcatgattaccagcatagtcaacacatgcacccaattattgacaattttatccatatacttatttggttttagatccacgcgttttgAAACTTCTCAacccaaaatccttacttggtttataatattttaaaaacataataaaatatactaataattatttatttaatatgaatcatatgatatatagaaatatgagtacactataagaacatattaattataaataaataatatcaattatattatatcatcaaataatatcaaccgtatcatattatcaaataaccgtaaccgtatataacagtaaccgtttgaaccgtaaccgtatttaaacgtaaccgtttaactATTTGTtaaacggttatggttaaggttacaaaaatttctaaccataaccgatggttaataaaccttaaccgtgacaaccgtaaccctggtcatgcctatgtatagctaataaaacatgtgtgtttgtcgtccatctttcttctttaaacctcaaaatttgactcaaacatcaaattaaggtcttgcgatgtcaatcatTCTTCCTTagacctaaaaataaaaaattaatgaaagaatatcaactcatctataaaatcatacacaaaaatatgttttacagctcataagaaataaaaagcacaaatgtagataaataagataatttatgttttgcatcaatatttataatattttaaacttttaaaaggtttcgaaatataaaatttgaaccttttaaaaattttcaatatttataatattttaaacttttaaaatttaaaacttataatatttaaaaactttttaaaagctaagaacttttaaaagtttcaatatttataatatttaaacttttaaaatttttaaatattataatatttttttgaaactgtttaaagttttaatttgatcaaataaaaaaccagatcaaaccaaataaaacttttaaacttggacgcctgataaatcaagctttcctgctcattcgttgttggaagcatattaatcttatttatactggttctgaaccattgtctaaaaaatttctagccgatgtgggatattgtgcttagtttttgatttccataaattttaaatttttctttttctaaaaaattctgtaaatttaaaaaatgttaatgaatgacatgtcaaatcatgataggttgtttaaaataatttttaatatataaaattccggaaattgtataaaatgttaataagtgatatgtcaaatttctactGTGTGTTTAAAACCCTATGTGGacggccttaggagcttatagctcctactttttattagtatagattttccTTAACACAAAATGAAATGTTTGAATAGGCGGCAAGATCAGAGCCTCTAAAATGATGCTGGAATCACTGAATCAGACGAGATGAATGCTTCGGCTAACATAGAGATAATTTACTTTCTTTGAGATGAAAGATGATAATTAGTCCAACTCCACTTAATTTCTAAGTGGTGTGTTTTGTGTAATAAAATTACCATTAAATCTGTTTGAGCAAAAGTAACCGGTTCATGAGAGTCTACGGAAAACAAGAAATCTAGGTCAAAAAGCATCTCTTTATTGATCAAGATATTGATAACAAATACAAGAAACAAGCCACAACTAATCAACTAGAACCCTAATCTTGCTCTTAAGTCGGTTGTTGTGGTTTTGCTAAGCTTCTTGTACTTGCTCCTTATTTTCGTCTCCTTCTCCCTTTGAGAGATCTTTTATTTATAAGGTTCCTGAACTCTAATTCCTCGTAGGAACCGccttcttcatttcttttttcctttgataactttctattttatttatggttAGTTTTCAATTGCTTGTCCGTTGTTTGTCCTCCAAGGTAAAGGATTGGGCTTCTTTTATATGTCGTTACGCCTTTTTTGAAGGTTGTTTATGATCCTTAGGAGGTTGTCTAGAACATGAAGAAACTGGAAGCAATGCACTAAGTGATTATGGGCAAGAAGAAGTCGAGAATGACTTGGGTGAGAAGAACAATGCACAAGTCCAACAAGAAGAGGTCGGCTATCCTCAACTTCGACGATCGGTTAGTCAATTAGGCCAACCAAGTTATCTTGATGATTATCTTGTCCTTGCTAATACAGAGTGTGAGAAGCTTCTTCTCTCACTCAATGACGAGCCTATAAATTTTCAAGAAGCAAAGGAGCTGACCATGTGGACAAACTCTTTTGAAGAGGAGATAAGTTAATAACAAGAACAAGACttggttgtttgttgaaaaACCACAACGTGTCAAGATCATTGGTCTTAAATAGGTCTCTATGATTAAAAGGAACGTGGATGGCTCCATCAACAAATACAAGGAGAGATTAGTTGCGAAAGGTTATGTGTAACAATCAGGGATTGACTTTAATGAAGTATTTGCACCGGTAGCTTGAGTCGAGACAATAAGACTACTCGTGGGAATATCTGCTTCTCACAGATTGGAAATCCACCACCTCGATGTCAAGTAGAGGTTTTTTTCATGGTGAGCTAAACAAAGACGTCTATGTGTCTCAACAAGAAGGCTTTGGAAAGAAGGGAGAAGAacataaggtttttaaaatttccaaagCTTTATATGGGTTAAGACAGGCTCCACGAGCGTGGAACACAAAGCTTGATCAAATCTTGAAAGGTTTGAACTTCAAGAAGTGCTACAAGGAGAGTGTCGTGTATCGCAAGGTAGACAGGTAGAAGTTCGTTCTTGTAGTTGTATACGTTGACGATCTTTTTTCACATGGAACTCTCTGGGAGTGATATAGGAGTTCAAGGCTAGTATGTCATCTAAGTTCGAGATGTCAGACATAGGACTACTCACCTATTACCTTGGCATTGAAGTCTATCAAGGAAAGGATGGCATCAAGTTGAAACAAGAAGCATATGAGGGAGGATTCTCAAGGAAGCATGATTAGATCAGTGTAATCTGACTTACATTTCGATGGAGTTTGGATTAAAATTGTCTAAAACAAAAGGAGAACTGGTAGAAGACGCTACCATGTATCGCCGGAGGATCAACTGTTTCGCTTTCTCAGTTGGAGTAGTGAGTAGATACATGGAAGATCCAAGAGAGTCACATGGTGCAGCATTGAAGAAAACTGTGAGATATTTTCAAGGAACACTATCATATGGCCTAGTATTTAAGCGTGGAGGCTCACAAACAATAGTTGGCTACATTGACAGCAGCCATAACACAGATCCTAATGACGGTAAGAGCACGGTGGGTCATGTGTTCTATCTTGGAGAAACACAAATTACATGGTGTTCACAGAAACTGAGAACAGTCGCATTGTCTAGTTCTGAAGCCAAGTTCATGGCTGCAACGGCATCAGCCAAGCAAGGGATATGGTTACAAGATTTGGTGAGTGAAGTTATGGGACAGAATTGTGAGAAGACAACCATATACATCGACAACAAGTCAGCCATAGAGCTCACAGAGAACCTTGTTTTCCACACAGGCCCGGCCCACCCCTAAAGCAGCTAAAGCATCTGCTTTAAGccacataatatatacaaataatttggactaattaatgaaacaaattcTTAGCTAAGTTGGTTAGGCTGTACGAGAAATATATACTTTGTCGCGGGTTCAATGCTCCAGATCAgcagttttaatattttttaattgtttgtatCATATgcttacaattaatatatatttataaaataccaTGTATAAAAAATGCTTTAGGCCTCAGTAATCCTAGGACCGGCCCTGTTTTCACAGAAGAAGCAAACACATCAACTAGCGTTACCACTTTTCCGAGAGTGTGTTAAAAATGAGCAAATTGAAGTGGAGTTCGTACCAAGAGAAGATTAGTGTGCAGACATACTAATAAAATCCCTAACAAGAATTCAGTTCAAGACGATGAGGAGTTTGATCGGCGTTCAAGACCTCTCGAAGAAGGACTCGAAGCTTAAGGGGGGTGATTGTTGGGTAAAATTCTAGAATGTTTTAACCTAAGATACCCTTAACCAAGGTGGTTTACTAGGATTTAAGAGTTATCTactttgatatgctcaaatttatcATAAAggtactctctcaaattaagagatcattgtagtatttagggaccgaatccacaaggactctagactcacacaatatatttaataatcttttaattatgctaaacaagaCAATATATTGAAACTGCGATgcgaaaataaaagttttgtaaaatcaagATAATAAAACGCTAGGCTTAAGGAgtttctcaggaaatcatggaaaatcagttCAATCAATTAAGAAAGCATGATTCAGCAATTAAGcatcgttcttgaactctaaacacaattgtaaaataaatcagttctcactacaaatattatctaagtttaaagGACGAAATCTAATCTCTATGCATAATTCAGGTTAAAAaccagctttgaaaacaagtttagtttgttcacaaaattactaaatcaaatctctttgtaagaagtaattttgctcaccaaatgtttttatcagaaaaatcaattatattctaatATCAATCagtaatcctaagatctaaatccagatgactaatcaaataTCTAGATTTAAGAACAAcatatggtgaagaacaagaaagataataaaTCCAAGTAATAAATCAATCTAACAAttcatgaaatccctaatgagaaaccgtaaacctaacaagcaggtTTACTCAAACATAATtcatgaaacacaaatcatattatgaataaattgcattaagtaattaaaaaaaaagaagtaaaggagttctgaatcttctctgaaggggttgtgattcttctctccaaaagctctctaaaaatctctctctcaaatgtTGGAGGGAAAATAAAACATCAGAGTTCTAAGATcctaaaatcatatatatatatatatatatatatNNNNNNNNNNNNNNNNNNNNNNNNNNNNNNNNNNNNNNNNNNNNNNNNNNNNNNNNNNNNNNNNNNNNNNNNNNNNNNNNNNNNNNNNNNNNNNNNNNNNNNNNNNNNNNNNNNNNNNNNNNNNNNNNNNNNNNNNNNNNNNNNNNNNNNNNNNNNNNNNNNNNNNNNNNNNNNNNNNNNNNNNNNNNNNNNNNNNNNNNNNNNNNNNNNNNNNNNNNNNNNNNNNNNNNNNNNcgaataatatatatatatatatatatatatatatatctaaaacacGTTAGAGACTTAATTTTGCAAATAGGGAAAACTATGGGGCAGCTTTGCAAAACTTCATAACTTGAGAAACTCGGACTCATCTTGCATTGCATAGTGTGTCGATCAATGCAGTCTTCTATACTCGTATCCATGCTTCACagcttcagcctcaatgctcgagtgtgctccaaatcctcctgtTTTGTTTCATTACGCTCCCATCCGTGCCAATAGGTACCTAGTcctacaaagactcaaaaagactctaaaacaccaaaaagactttaaataaaacttatatcatggctaaaaacaactaaaaaccatgatatatcaattcccCTAGACTTAGCTCTTGCTTGCCCTCATGCAAATCAAGAACTTAATCTGTGGAAAAAGTTTGAAAACGCagaaactctttttctttttaaaataatgtcaTAATTATCCAAACCacaatccatatgcttagctaACAAATCtgaatcgaaccaccatgtacttctccgtagACATTCGTAGTATcccaaatccaaatcaaattccacaacttcctccattaagccttcatcgctGGGTTTCATTAATTTCGACCAATGCCAAGAACCTtatagactcattcccgtacaataccataacaataAAGACAATTTCTTTTACAACATGTGGTACTTTTTCTCTCCCCAagacttattctattcttaTCTTCCAACTTCCattgagctttgctttgtttttttcatatttttttttcttttatcaaaaatgTAGGCGAATAGTGGgatcatcggtaatttacctacccttcacttccaagctttgtgtgatcatttgactcaagagtagaataatggaGTCACATgtaataagggagaggagtaccccttttttttttttgaaatcttacttgtcaggtatgaacgaGGAGTCAAGCCCTATGAACATCagtctccttgatgaggtaaaaagaaaagcgcAGAAATTAGCTCAGGCTTTggtggattctgttggaaatttagATGTCTCTGCTTCACTGGTCTGTCTTTGAaattttcattagtcggattctGGATTCAACCtacagcattaatcaaccaagacagtacaataaaaagaaaaatcatagttcccaataaaatttttgactcaataaaacaatgAGGAGAAGACTTTATTATTGGGTGCCCCTCCAAGTGTTTTCGTCGGAGCCCGTCCCCCCTTcattcagagttagaagcaTTGACGTGGGCTATGGAGTGTATTCTTTTTGGaggtttttaaaaccggaccggtaaCTGAACCGGGAAAGCTTCTGGGTCATGAGTCAATATGGTTCCACCGGGGACAACTGggtttaattgattttgatgatatttttataaacaatagGTAAggatatgttttctattttttttcaatgattaaaactatgatataattggttacaccaaataaaatatttcaataatcataatgttcttttttaaagtaataaactcaaagtgtaacaaactaaccattaccaataaaatatttttttccattacGTACACTAGGAAAAAAATGAACACCAAATTGATTACCAAAAGATGGACTGATCAAacatcttttattataaaaacaattGGTTTCAATAAAGTTACCttgattttaaagatttgtggTGTGAGTTGCAGAGAATtcaaattagaagaaaaaaaaaactagtatgaaaagtaaaaaagttcaattacgggaatttttattttaagaaatccTACTACTGCTAAGAATAAAATTAGAAAGGTAATTAATTGCACtcgtttttacaaaaaaagttaaaacccgGTTTTATCTGGTTCAATGGTTCACCGGTTTTTGGGTTCaattttctttggattttgataTTAACCCAACCCGGATATGTTGCCGGTTCACGGGTTAACGTGGTTAACGTGGTTCGACCGCCAGTCCGGTCCGGTTTTGAAAACACTGGCtctctatatatctatatattaacattttgtgTTCTTCCCCTAtagttttagttatttaaaaatttatttacaaccTTAATCTATAGAAAATTTCACAAACCCAATTAATAAGACCAAAATCGTTAAagtttattgccataaaatctccACAATATCTATAAGTTTGTTATaatcgatttttccaaaaacaattctatcatttttctccaaatttacaaaatcagtAAGATTCTTAAAATATCTCTAATATATCTCTACAAAATAACTGATTGTAAATTAAAGAGTCTTTGGTTATTGAAAGATATTATTTTCATTAGATTCACTACTAACTGAACTACACACACAATCACAAGACCAAGAGAACGTAAACTTCGACAAATACATAAGAAGAAGCTCTGCAAGATATTATATTGCCTTGCTAGGCCGTTGTGGTGGGTGAAGGACGAATCGCTCTTCCAAATCGATGATTTACGTAACGTTGGAAATGTTTGATTACGGCTTGCCTTTGTTCTCGGTTCCATGGGATTAGATAGACGATGAGAGCAAACGCAAAAGAAACTCCTGTGATCATAAACAAACCGCGGAATGTGTAAACCGAGAGAGGATCACACGTATTATCCCCTGTGGATGACATTGATTCTCTACGAAACCACCAGTTCTCCATGGATTTTAGCTTCTCTGTTCTCCTTAACATTGCGATTTCTCTTGACACGTTTTGAACCAATGGAGAACCTTTTTGAAAAacctgagaaagagagagatggatgaGATGATTGctatatacaaaataatgtaATGTAAAGaggttaaattattttatacaaatccaAAGCCGTTGGTGAGGCTTTCGGTTTTGACAATGTAGAATTGTGAAGGGTATCTAGCAACAAGTAGCTTTACGTATGGAACTTCATCGACGATGAACAAGATTGTTCCATTCTTTAGAGCATTTATAAAATCATCAGCTGCCTTTAACCCTTTGTAAGTCGGTCC is drawn from Camelina sativa cultivar DH55 chromosome 8, Cs, whole genome shotgun sequence and contains these coding sequences:
- the LOC104707571 gene encoding pyrophosphate--fructose 6-phosphate 1-phosphotransferase subunit beta 2-like isoform X2, which produces MASQLDFIGKDYIAGISNNPRAASRVSSVYSEVQASRIDHALPLPSVFKNPFKIIDGPPSSSAGHPEEIEKLFPNLFGQPSALLVLNQSDAVKSDQKLKIGVVLSGGQAPGGHNVICGIFDYLQEYVKGSSLFGFRGGPAGIMKGKYIELTSEFVYPYRNQGGFDMICSGRDKIETPEQFQQAEETVTKMDLDGLVVIGGDDSNTNACLLAEHFRGKNMKTRVIGCPKTIDGDLKSKEVPTSFGFDTACKIYSEMIGNVMIDARSTGKYYHFVRLMGRAASHITLECALQTHPNITIIGEEVFEKKLTLKNVTDNIVDVICKRAENGYNYGVVLVPEGLIDFIPEVQELISELNEVLAEGNVDEEGQWKKNLKEETLKIFEFLPQTIQEQLMLERDPHGNVQVAKIETEKMLIQMVETELDKKKKAGTYKREFMGKSHFFGYEGRCGLPTNFDATYCYALGYGAGSLLQSGKTGLISSVGNLAAPVEEWTVGGTALTSLMDVERRHGKFKPVIKKAMVELEGAPFKKFASQREEWALKNRYISPGPIQFKGPGSDARNHTLMLELGAQA
- the LOC104707571 gene encoding pyrophosphate--fructose 6-phosphate 1-phosphotransferase subunit beta 2-like isoform X1: MASQLDFIGKDYIAGISNNPRAASRVSSVYSEVQASRIDHALPLPSVFKNPFKIIDGPPSSSAGHPEEIEKLFPNLFGQPSALLVLNQSDAVKSDQKLKIGVVLSGGQAPGGHNVICGIFDYLQEYVKGSSLFGFRGGPAGIMKGKYIELTSEFVYPYRNQGGFDMICSGRDKIETPEQFQQAEETVTKMDLDGLVVIGGDDSNTNACLLAEHFRGKNMKTRVIGCPKTIDGDLKSKEVPTSFGFDTACKIYSEMIGNVMIDARSTGKYYHFVRLMGRAASHITLECALQTHPNITIIGEEVRFRVTQASFVAFGLRTGNIQTFMQVFEKKLTLKNVTDNIVDVICKRAENGYNYGVVLVPEGLIDFIPEVQELISELNEVLAEGNVDEEGQWKKNLKEETLKIFEFLPQTIQEQLMLERDPHGNVQVAKIETEKMLIQMVETELDKKKKAGTYKREFMGKSHFFGYEGRCGLPTNFDATYCYALGYGAGSLLQSGKTGLISSVGNLAAPVEEWTVGGTALTSLMDVERRHGKFKPVIKKAMVELEGAPFKKFASQREEWALKNRYISPGPIQFKGPGSDARNHTLMLELGAQA